The nucleotide window GACATTCACTTAATTTCCTGGAAATGGAATGGACCTGGAATGGGCATGTTCATACATTGACTTCATTGAGTCAGATTTGAAGTGGAAGTGTCTCTTGCCTCCTATGATTAGATTATATCAGTAGTGATTAATTCTCCATTTGGGTGAATTATATTCAAATAGCAAGCATTTTATAATTTTGTATTCCATTCCCTCTTAATGACAAATATCCAGATTTACCTTCTACTTACCACTTTCCCTCTCCATTATAAGAAGTACAGGTAtctggattttttatttttttagagtAACAAGGACTAGTTGTTGAATACTCTGTGGATTCCCTTCAAGCTTTTGTTGTGTTGACAAACTTACagagatataggatcttaatttgatcaccctgttgttgcaggaaatttcccttacaaaaatgtccattaattataatccacatttccaGTTGCGAgtaactggtcaaattaagatcctatatctgtaggcCTTTTGTTGGGTCAACTCAGCAGGAGGTGATAGCAAAGAAATTGAACTCACACCTAAGACCATTGTTGTTCCCAGCTGATCAGGACTCGCACTGTTGTCATGGTCCTGGATCTTCTCCTCAATCAGAGGCCCGCCCTAGAGGAGGACATTTACATTTCagttatttagcagatgctcttatccagagcaactgtcaggtgcaattagggttaagtgccttgctcacggGCACATCGACCAATTTTTCAcattgtcggctcggggattcgaaccagcgacctttcagttactggcccaatgctcttaacagcTAGGATACCTGCCACCCTGAACACAGATATAGGATACTTTATGTATGAGAATGGGATATTAAAGGCATCATTGAGAGTTCCAATAGAGAAAGGGGGCTCGTACTGTTGTCCTGCATGGCTCTTCTACTGGTTTCAATCAGGCCCACGGTTTAGACCCACTGTTAACTGTAGTGACatagttatatatatatgtatgagaATAGGAAATTAAAGGCATCATTGAGGCTTCCAGTCGACTAGAGGGGAACCCTCAATCCATCTCTGATGGACTAAGGTACTTGTCTTGTCTTAAAGGGGGTTGAAACAGAGGACAGAGGTTGAAACATTTCCATTCACCTGATCTTGTAACCAGCCAAAAGTTGCATGTGCTGGCCATTTAACACTCACAGTAGACTATCATTAATCTTATCTTGTATACTGTATCTCACAGGGAACTGAGGACAATCCTCCTCCATTTGGACACTTTTCTGCGCAATCGAGGGACATCCTGAGAGCAAACAATACCTATCCAACCTGTCAGAAGGAGACCAAAACCTGCATTGTAGCTGCAAAAGAGGAAAATATTTGAAAGGAGAGTCTACAAGTCAGACAAAAGCCACTGCCCTGAGCTGTTTGTCTCCTGAGATGTACAGATGACATTAGCTAAGCCTCTGACTCTTTGCTCTCCAGTCAACCCATTGTACCAGTTATACATATTTTCTcaccacccccaccacacacacaaataaaaaacatttttataacAAAATCTGTGAAATATTGGATATCCACAACGTTCAGCATAATGTGAAAATGTAAATCAAGATGATGAGTGAAGTGCATTCTGCTAATAGCAGATGCCGGTCAACAGTCTTCTGTTTCAAATTGATCTTACGTTAATTAAATTATTTCGATAAATAAAGAAATCATAGGATATGTAGTTAGTCTATGGATTGTTAATTTATTTGAGACTTTTATGCATGGCTACACTTTTCctcctattttttttatactttaacaATTCACCCTTTTAGAAATTAGGTGGAGAGACCTGCTTAGCAGTAGCTTCGCTCAAAAGGTTGCAACCAAACCACCACATAATACGAGCATCGTAAAGTAAAAACTTCTTCTTCAACCAATGTCCCTTTGGAGAAGATGAAAGGGCAGTGGAATAAGAATTGTAATATTTTTCTCGTATCTTTAACAATCCTTCAAGCTCCCTACATTACCATTTGTTATCTCATATTTATCATATACATTAGTAACACCTGTTTTACTTAACAGCTTTTAATTAGCCCCATTGAAACgatatgcttctacacctgcattactagctgtttggggttttaggctgggtgtctgtacagcacttcgagatattagctgatgtacgaagggctatataaaataaaattgattgattgatatgctGAAGCCACAACAAAACCATCCGACATGTAAAGGGAAGTGTTATTGTTCAATCACAATAAATTAACAAAATAGTTCTGGGGTATCGCCAGCCTAAGTAAGGTAACCCATTGCCCCAATGACACACCAAACATAACCACCCCACAGTTGTTAATTAAATAGGAATAGTAAATTGGTATCTTACAAAATATGTTAGATTTTTTTCGATGTTAAATTAATAATAAATATCAGCATAACGCCTACATGTTTTTGTTTCCGTTGAGGGAAATGTAGGATACAGAAACCAATAGCCTAATTCAGTCGGAAAATATTAGATGAAACCTCGGACAAATctaaataaaactatattgaagaCATCACAGTTTCAGTCAATGGTCATGGAAAGAAGCCTGGGAATGTGTTAACGTCATTAGGCTAATTCAATTGGCTAATTCAATTCACAGCTACATGTTCAGACTTCAATTTCAAACAGAAGTCTGATCGTCAGACAAGAGACATAGGGTCTGCCTGGTGTTAATCCTATTCAAGTCATTTTATTATCCTACAGTGAGTGTTGCACAAACATAATGTCAAATTCGATGGGAAACTATCGATATTAACATGTAATATGCTATATTTACAATGAATGGTACGTTTACAACAGTTTCTTTTTCCtatatcattttttattttgGAAATGCACTTTATTTTGGGCCTGAAATGCACTTAATtcagttagatttttaaaataaattaatttACTTTTTGGCATATTTGTAACTGAAAAAATATGTATGAGGACGGCTGATGGCATTGATAAAACTGGTGGCCTACAATAAATTAATAGTTAAGGATCTATAAAGAACCTAACATTATAGATCGTATTGTGACAACAAATAGTAGGCAAAGTGAATTATGAGAGATTCTAGTTTCTAGTATCCTCCGCATCAGAACAAAACTGTGAAATTCAAATGATATTTCATTATTCGTCTCTCACCATAGAAATTATTGGTTTGAGATACGTTATAGACAGGCTATTTAGCGCCTTTAAGAAACCGTTAAAAGGAACACCGTTGTTCTCCTTTGATGGGATTTGGTGCGAGTGAAAGCGAGGAATTTTGAACGTAACTGTCAATCACCGCGGTTAAGAACCGCCCATGACTGGATAGGGGTATATTTAGAGCTGGTGAGGGTGCACATTACTATCATTCAAGCTCTGATAGTCAGGACGTAAGGATGCCTGCGTCACAAACAGGCAACTTCTTTGAGAGAAATATCAACATGCCCCCTGGATATCAGATACCGTTGTTGGGAGGTCCAGCTGGGGTACAACAGCAACAAGCCCCTTATCTTGCTGCGATGGCTGGGGTACCTTTGGCATATTCCGGACTACAAGGATACAAATTAATCCCTTATCCACACCACAGATACATTGCGAACATGGTAAATTATTTGACAATATGTTTTCTCTATTGTATACCTAATCAATAACATTTCCAGCTAATAATCTAAATGTATTCATCATTTATCAATATCGGAAAAAGAAAGCATTCTACAGACCTTTTTAATACCAATTAAATGTAATGCGTAATTACACACTTTAACAAATCAATGTGGTCAGTTACGCACGAATTTAAACATAAACTAATCACGTTCTCTTGTGTTTTCAGAACAACTCTTTCGACCTGAAAGCTGTCTCTCCATATCATCAAGCGCTCCTCGGCCGAGGAGGTCCATTCTACCCGCAATACCGACCAGGAGCAACCGATGACCTGATCAGAGTCGCCAAGGTGGCTACCCGGGAAAGCACCAGCGCGCTCAAGGCCTGGTTGAACGAGCATCTTAAGAACCCGTATCCCACGAAGGGTGAGAAGATCATGCTTGCTATTGTAACCAAGATGAGCCTCACGCAGGTTTCCACTTGGTTTGCCAACGCCAGGCGACGACTGAAGAAGGATAATAGGGTAAACTGGGCGTCCAAGGGGAAATCTGACGAGGAGGGCGAGAGCGACGAGGAGGAGGGCGAGGGCTCTCTGCAGAAAATCCGTTTGGACGACGAAGATGAGATAGATCCTCCAACCGTAGATGACAATGAGGATATTGGACATAGAGTATCCAACTCAACGACAGAGCCGGTGGATGAGCGCCTTGTGAAACAGTCAAACGACGACAATAGAGCTGGTAGGCTCGCAGCGCACGCGGAAAATGTGGTAAAGAATGACACAGAACGCAAATCATTTCCAGCTAATCTGGAAAGTAAAGATGACGTTGAGTGTCAAAAACCCAAAATATGGTCTTTGGCAGAAACGGCGACATCGGAAACGGGGAAAAAGCCGCAGTACACTGCTTGTCATCCTGGAACACAAGTTGGCAAATTCTGGGCAGAATGGGCATCAAGGAACGGACTGTACATTCCCGTATACCCTGCTCACGATATTCTATAACAGAGCATTTACTATTTAAAACAGTGAAggacacatttttacattttatgcACTTTAAAATACCAAATTCCATGGCGTGGGTCTACTTTTTGACGTTTAAACGTGGACTAATTTGCTAGGAAAATGCTAGGTATATGTTTGTTAGGCTACTTGTAAGACCAACTACTCTTACAGAACATGTTATGTTTTGTGtacatatgtgtatatatatttttgattaaCAATCTGTAAATTCTTATTTCATTTGTCTTatcacaaaaaaatattttggtaaAATAAAATCCCTCAAAATATGAAATACAATTTTCGTGTGTGTTCCACTATTTTCAAGGATCAGTTCTTACAGCAGGCTATTTGGGTTGGGAAAGGTCTGGTAAAGTCACAGTCTGATTTCGACTTATGAAATGTTACATTATTTTACATTCTCGTGTAGTTTATTATAGTTTCAGACGCATGTATCCATGCATATTGCCAATATATCTAATGTTAGGAAGTTTAAGCAAGCTGACTCTTGTTGAATAATAACCATCTACAAAAAATGGGTTATAATTTAATTGATAAAACATTATAGAATTTTCATATCAAACCTAGATCTGTTAAAATTCATGTATTAGGTTAACTCATTGTTGGTCCATGCAGGATGATAATGGCCTACACCAATGGCCTACCTTAGGCAACTGACCACATTGGCCAAAAAAAGAAACGGCATGCCTGTTCAATATAATACAGCAGAACTTTAAATGAGTATAAAATATGCATAATGTAATACAAATCTATATTATCTTTATGGGGAGTATAAATGGAAACCGGTTAAATGTTCTGCATCTCCAAACCTCCACAGgtagagagagattgtgtgtgtggcgTGGTTATGTGTAGGAGAGGAAGTAACATACACAAACAACAGGAGAgcatacagtatctacagtgtctGATGGGTAAAGGAGATTCAGATGAGTTGGAGGTGAAAGACTGGAGATCCTGTCCCTTGCTAATCACATAGAATCACCCAGTTTTCCATGTCAATTCAAAGGGCTGTATCTCCACTAATCCAGGGATAATGAGAAAACCCCTAAGAGGAAAGAAGCCCCTTCACACCACCCCGagacacacacatccagacacacacagagggttgAGTAGTGCCCTTTTCACAGGTGACCCAAATGAGGTGTAATCCCAGACAGAACAGGACCCAATCTGCCACAAACTAGTGGATATATTTAATTTGATCTCATTACATTAATCCAAGCACACTCTTTAAAATCATGGGACATTTTAATTTCTAGTTTTAATTGTGACATGAATATACTTTTTACAGCATCTAAAAGGTCAAGCCAATGTCTATGAGTAGCCTCCCATTATGACCTCCCAAGATCATGACATTCTCACAAAAGTATGACAGAGGCTGAAGTCCACCCCCTGACTGATGCTGAAACCTCAAGAGAGCCATCTATAGGGCTCTGTTCTAGTGAAGTACTACCTCCTCCTTGTGGAAAATCTGAGTATATGCCTCTGACACCAAAATATAAAACTGTAAGATAAAAGGTTGGGTACTGTATGCTCCTACAATATTAGATCTGTACTTTATAAATTTAACTTGAAAAttgacccccaaaaaatgtttattGATTTTGAATGATAAAATGtttaatgcaaaaacaaaacaggcaGTTTGCAtttggctcctgagtggcgcaagcggtctaaggcactgcatttcagtgcaagaggcatacctacagaccctggttcaatcgcgtgcagtatcacaaccggctgtgatctggagtcccatagggcggcgcacaattggcccagcatcgtccgggttagcggAGGTTTTGGCTggggaaggccgtcattgtaaataagagtttgttcttaactaacttgcctagctaaataaataaaataaatgtcaaTTTGCATCGTCTTTAAAGGGTGACTACACTTTCTGATTTGGCCTCACTTTAGatttggttcattaagaaatgctagcggcCATGACTGAATTCAAACCTGAGTTGGTTTtgtggtgtggtttgatgtgagtGTCTCTTGTGTTTGCAGATGGGAAGAGTTAGCCAAATTATTTCGCCAATTACCTTCAGCTGACTGGTGTGCCACCTTGACAAaattggtttgactttggatagcctatctctGGGGCAAGTGAGGGActgtcaataaattacacaatggaaatgagacaatattttcatgttgcacactTTTTAGATCTCaataaatgctttcaatatttgtatatgaacTTCAAAATGTAAAGTTGGATTGAGGTTTTTAATtcattgaaatttggagctattAGAATTTGTacatattgtcccatgtacagtgccttgcaaaagtattcacccccttggcgtttttcctattttgttgccttacaacctgcaatttaaatagatttttatttggatttcatgtaatggacatacacaaaatattctaaattggtgaagtgaaattaaaaaaataacttgcttaaaaaaattattcaaaataaaaaacggaaaaattgtgcatgcatatgtattcaccccatttgctatgaagtccctaaataagatctggtgcaaccaattaccttcatacgtcacaattagttaaataaagtccacctgtgtgcaatctaagtgtcacatgatctgtcacatgatctcagtatatatacacctgttctgaaaggccccagagtctgcaacaccactaagcaaggggcaccaccaagcaagcggcaccatgaagacaaaggagctctccaaacaggtcagggacaaagttttggagaagtacagatcagggttgggttatacaaaaatatcagaaacgttgaacatcccacagagcaccattaaacccattattaaaaaatgcaaAGAATATGGGAGCCATAGGAGACCTGCCAAGacagggctgcccaccaaaactcatggtcCAGGCAAGGGGGATATTCaacagagaggcaacaaagagaccaaagataaccctgaaggagttgcaaagctccacagttgagattggagtatctgtccataggaccactttaaaacctctctagggggtgtggaacagtagcgtcccacctggccaacatccagtggaaTTGCatagcgccaaattcaaaaacagaaatactcattataaaaattcataaaacatacaagtgttatacatcggtttaaagatgaatttcttgttaatccaaccacggtgtcagatttcaaaaaggctttacggcgaaagaataccatgcgattatctgagaacagcgcccagcagacaaatcattacaaacagttaccagccaaggagaggagttacacaagtcagaaatagcgatagaattaatcacttacctttgatgatcttcgtatggttgcactcacaagactcccatttactcaataaatataatttttgttcgataaagtccatctttatatccgaaaaactcagttttgttcgcacgttttgttcagtaatccacaggctcaaaggcagtcacaacaggcagacgaaaaatccgaaaagtatcagtaaagttcgtagaaacctgtcaaacgatgtttataatcaatcctcgggttgtttttgtcataataatcaataatatttcaaccggacaaaagatTTGTCAATATAATAGGAAAACATGAAAGGCGCACTCTCGGTCACACGCATGAAAAACCTCTGGGACACTGCagtgtccactcattcagagtggtcttactccctcacttttcagaatacaagcctgaaacaatttctaaagactgttgacatctagtgtaagccataggaagtgcaatttgagtctTAAGTCAATGGACTCTGTATAGGCagtcaatggaaaactacaaacattaaaaaaacactatctggatggatttttctcaggttttcgcctgccatttcagttctgttatactcacagacattattttaacagttttagaaactttggagtgttttctatccaaatccactaattatatgcatatcctagcttctgggcctgagtagcaggcagtttactttgggcacgcttttcatccggaggtgaaaatagtgccccctaccctagtgaggtttaagccgtacactccacagagctgggctttatggaagagtgtccagaaaaaagccattgcttaaagaaaaaaataagcaaacacatttggtgttcgccaaaaggcatgctggagactccccaaacatatggaagaaggtactctggtcagatgagactaaaattgagctttttggccatcaagaaaaacgctatgtctggcacaaacccaacacctctcatcaccctgagaacaccatccccacagtgaagcatggtggtcgcagcatcatgctatggggatgtttttcattggcagggactgggaaactggtcagaattgaaggaatgatggatggtgcaaaatacagggaaattattgagggaaacttgtttcagtcttccagagatttgagactgggacagaggttcaccttccagcaggacggtgaccctaagcatactgctaaagcaacacttgagtggtttaaggggaaacatttaaatgtcttggcaTAGTCaatgcccagacctcaatccaattgagaatctgtggtagaAGAAAGATTGCTGtattaaagattgctgtacaccagcagaacccatccaacttgaaggagctggagcagttttgccttgaagaatgggcaaaaattccagtggctagatgtgccaagcttatagagacataccccaagatactAGCAGCTGtcattgctgcaaaaggtggctctacaaggtattgtcttttttgggggggggggggggtggatagttatgcacgctcaataattttttttgtcttatttcttgtttgtttcacaataaaagatattttgcatcttcaaagttgtaggcatgttgtgtaaatcaaattatacaaaccccccaaaattctattttaattccaggttgtaaggcaacaaaataggaaaaatgccaaggggggtaaatactttcgcaagccactgtacataccAAATGTAAACAGCGCAtttccccaaaccatagccctaTCCTTAACCACTCGTAATTAATACCTAAGCTTAACcatttgagttgtttctgtttaaaccctgtaaccacgtggaTTGAACtctgtaaccatgtggaattaatGGGTcaaaattagacgttcatccacatTACGTCAAATCCCGACTTGAAACTATGAGATCAGGTtggatatagagttgaaatgtattccgtTTTGagttgcatcccaatattacactttatatatatcacagaagactgaaatataacaaaaccatttaacatagaaacactggattttcgtcagcaattttttattttttatgttgattaattatgaaaaatattaataacattccacccatgaggccactagagggtgaTTTGGTCATTTCACCAAcacacccactgggcacagatatcAATTCcacgtctattccatgttggttcaatgtaatttcattgaaatgatgtggaaacaacgtttattTAACCAGTGTGCGCCCAGTGGGCAGTGGCATTCATTTTCGATAGTTTAGTGCAAAGGAGAGAAATTACAACATAAAAACATAATAAAGGCATATTCTAGTATGCTTATGAAAACGTTCTATAACATAATACAGTAACAACCAATACTTTTTACAACAGTTTACAATGTACAGAATATTCAGCAATATTTCATGAATATTTCATGGTAATGCACAACCTGACCGTAGTATATTGTGTTCGGCACTGGGTGAAGCCGAGTGGTTATGTGATACCATTTGTGAATCAGACAAATAAGTATCGTGTTGTTTACCCTGCTCCTGCGCCACCACATGTCCATTTTCTGTCATCTCTTCAGCTTTGGCAGAAGACTCGGCTTGAGAGTCGTTAACATCATTCTCCACTGGTGTTTGAGTACCTGGTGATGGTTGTGAtattggtgatggtggtgatagtgGCTTTCCATTTTGGATCATAGGTTTGAGTTGTTCCCTTTCCTCTTCAGGTCCTTCTGAATTTCTCCCTTCATTG belongs to Salvelinus alpinus chromosome 28, SLU_Salpinus.1, whole genome shotgun sequence and includes:
- the LOC139557659 gene encoding iroquois-class homeodomain protein IRX-1-like, coding for MPASQTGNFFERNINMPPGYQIPLLGGPAGVQQQQAPYLAAMAGVPLAYSGLQGYKLIPYPHHRYIANMNNSFDLKAVSPYHQALLGRGGPFYPQYRPGATDDLIRVAKVATRESTSALKAWLNEHLKNPYPTKGEKIMLAIVTKMSLTQVSTWFANARRRLKKDNRVNWASKGKSDEEGESDEEEGEGSLQKIRLDDEDEIDPPTVDDNEDIGHRVSNSTTEPVDERLVKQSNDDNRAGRLAAHAENVVKNDTERKSFPANLESKDDVECQKPKIWSLAETATSETGKKPQYTACHPGTQVGKFWAEWASRNGLYIPVYPAHDIL